Proteins from one Niallia circulans genomic window:
- the essA gene encoding type VII secretion protein EssA, whose amino-acid sequence MRRCKWIMYLAVCFMGITVYFSHGNIKCAYAETKSNIDELEPNEYEGKSTDKNTDLLDEDGSSTSKSEIPEEQKQLTFEGEKTFSAADVKDKLFQKAATNKIEQNAEQLGLFTGDDETGQIGKTEDIQSDANSSLSLFLGILIAVCIVLLGIILTVFYRTAKQGERVRDN is encoded by the coding sequence ATGAGACGATGTAAATGGATTATGTATCTAGCAGTTTGCTTTATGGGAATAACTGTTTATTTCTCTCATGGAAATATAAAATGCGCATATGCAGAAACAAAATCTAATATTGATGAATTGGAACCAAATGAATATGAAGGGAAATCAACAGACAAGAATACTGATTTGCTCGATGAAGATGGTTCTTCAACGAGCAAGTCTGAAATTCCTGAAGAACAGAAGCAGCTGACATTTGAAGGTGAAAAGACCTTTTCTGCTGCTGATGTTAAAGACAAACTTTTCCAAAAGGCGGCAACAAATAAAATTGAACAGAATGCAGAACAGCTTGGCTTATTTACAGGGGATGATGAGACTGGGCAAATAGGGAAAACAGAAGACATACAGTCTGATGCCAATTCCTCATTATCTTTATTTCTAGGCATTCTTATTGCTGTTTGTATTGTTCTTCTAGGCATCATTTTAACTGTGTTCTATCGGACTGCCAAACAAGGGGAAAGGGTGCGTGATAATTAA
- a CDS encoding YwqH-like family protein — MSLSSMLASLKGDVDGKIDDIERKIQRLKSAKQKVENEQDTMLDEIRQLKIPDLNNNWVGQRADEFNGKRDDVYLAMSYIGNLEYAQYQSSIQGKINLLQIEKTSLHGIGGLVGEASRLFELGEDMYDDVTNKISEIKRML; from the coding sequence ATGAGTCTTTCAAGTATGCTCGCAAGCCTAAAAGGTGATGTAGACGGCAAAATAGACGATATTGAGCGTAAAATACAAAGATTAAAATCAGCCAAACAAAAAGTGGAAAATGAACAGGATACAATGCTTGATGAAATTAGGCAGCTAAAAATCCCTGATTTAAACAATAATTGGGTTGGTCAAAGAGCAGATGAGTTTAACGGGAAGCGAGACGATGTGTATCTGGCAATGAGCTATATTGGCAACTTAGAATATGCACAATATCAAAGCTCAATCCAAGGCAAGATCAATCTCCTGCAAATAGAAAAAACCAGCCTTCATGGCATTGGCGGCCTTGTTGGCGAAGCATCAAGACTATTTGAGCTTGGCGAGGATATGTATGACGATGTCACAAATAAGATATCTGAAATTAAAAGGATGTTGTGA
- a CDS encoding YwqI/YxiC family protein, translated as MATIKLNHANAISKLSTAEQAVHNLVMSKAPTGKLKDNKLDFTSEWKEREERIESLIEEYKKIVLKNIADTKDNIDALKEQDEAITR; from the coding sequence ATGGCTACAATTAAGTTAAACCATGCAAATGCAATCAGCAAATTGAGCACTGCAGAACAGGCGGTGCACAACCTTGTCATGAGCAAAGCACCGACAGGCAAATTGAAGGACAACAAGCTCGATTTCACATCTGAATGGAAAGAAAGAGAAGAACGAATTGAGAGCTTAATAGAAGAATATAAAAAGATTGTTTTAAAGAATATAGCAGATACAAAGGACAATATTGATGCATTAAAGGAACAGGATGAAGCGATAACTAGGTAA
- a CDS encoding NAD(P)/FAD-dependent oxidoreductase — protein MMKILDCVIIGGGIAGLQAAIQLGRYKHHVLVIDSEVGRSILCKSYHNILGYPDGISGTELRQKGKQQAESLGVEFLSTTATNVENEDGYFMIATEAGKYKAKRLLLATGIIDNIPPFAELYPCLGISVYLCPDCDGYEVKNKRTIVIGNGKVGANMALTLTYWTKELIYVNHGGEAIDEELQKKLAEQNIPVIDKKINKVEADGSSLKGFTLDDGEFLEGEHGFIAFGGNIVKSELAKQLGVEILENNHIPVNGRTKMTSVENVWAAGDIVAHSEQVTIAMGDGSQAAIWIHKSLLN, from the coding sequence ATGATGAAAATATTGGATTGTGTAATCATCGGCGGAGGAATCGCCGGCCTGCAGGCAGCTATCCAGCTCGGCAGGTATAAACATCATGTATTGGTTATAGATTCGGAAGTAGGCAGGTCTATTCTTTGCAAGAGCTATCATAACATACTTGGCTATCCAGACGGGATAAGCGGTACTGAACTACGCCAAAAAGGGAAGCAGCAGGCAGAAAGCCTTGGCGTTGAGTTTCTATCTACAACTGCAACTAATGTAGAAAATGAGGATGGTTATTTTATGATTGCTACAGAAGCAGGAAAATATAAAGCGAAGAGATTGCTGCTTGCAACGGGTATTATTGACAATATCCCGCCATTTGCCGAGCTATATCCTTGTTTAGGTATCAGTGTGTATTTATGTCCAGATTGTGATGGGTATGAGGTCAAGAATAAAAGGACCATTGTTATCGGCAATGGAAAAGTTGGGGCAAATATGGCGTTAACCTTGACGTATTGGACGAAGGAGCTTATTTATGTTAACCACGGCGGAGAAGCAATCGATGAGGAACTTCAGAAGAAGCTTGCTGAACAAAACATCCCTGTTATCGATAAGAAAATCAACAAAGTGGAAGCAGATGGGTCAAGCTTGAAGGGCTTCACTTTAGATGATGGGGAGTTTTTGGAAGGGGAGCATGGGTTTATTGCGTTTGGGGGCAATATCGTCAAATCAGAGCTTGCCAAACAGCTCGGTGTTGAGATATTAGAGAATAACCATATTCCTGTTAACGGCAGAACGAAAATGACAAGTGTAGAAAATGTGTGGGCGGCAGGTGATATTGTTGCCCATTCAGAGCAAGTGACAATTGCCATGGGCGACGGCTCACAGGCTGCCATATGGATTCATAAATCGTTGTTAAACTAA
- a CDS encoding class I SAM-dependent methyltransferase, which yields MKPSYQDALAYYGVNGAHPGGLSLTRYLLQQEKITSATSLLDAGCGTGQTSAFIKKHYPCSVTSIDLHPTMVKRAANRFHRENLPINLVQGSIEKLPFPDGSFDIILVESVLIFTDIRHSLNELKRVLKPNGVVLALEMTSERELTPLEQNNMRSVYGIEKVYSEGEWVQNLAAAGFTNVEIKLSHTVYSHMFANIEGEEEEMDVHVTRNLEMENKLTEHAHILYTYGNIIGYRVYRATL from the coding sequence ATGAAACCATCTTATCAAGATGCACTTGCTTATTACGGAGTTAATGGAGCCCATCCTGGCGGGCTTTCCTTAACTAGATACTTGCTGCAGCAGGAAAAAATCACATCAGCAACAAGCCTGTTAGATGCTGGATGCGGGACAGGGCAAACCTCAGCTTTTATTAAAAAGCATTACCCTTGTTCAGTCACAAGCATTGACCTCCATCCAACAATGGTAAAAAGGGCCGCAAACCGTTTTCACAGAGAAAATCTGCCCATTAATCTAGTGCAAGGTAGTATTGAGAAACTGCCTTTTCCTGATGGAAGCTTTGACATCATCCTTGTAGAATCTGTGCTTATTTTTACAGATATTCGCCATTCCTTAAACGAGCTTAAGCGTGTCCTGAAGCCTAACGGTGTCGTACTTGCCTTGGAAATGACTTCTGAAAGAGAGCTAACACCATTAGAACAAAATAATATGAGATCAGTTTATGGAATAGAGAAGGTATATTCTGAAGGAGAATGGGTGCAAAACTTAGCTGCTGCTGGCTTTACGAATGTGGAAATCAAGCTGTCACACACCGTCTATTCCCATATGTTTGCAAACATTGAAGGCGAAGAAGAAGAAATGGATGTTCATGTTACAAGGAATTTAGAGATGGAAAATAAACTGACTGAGCATGCTCACATTCTTTATACTTATGGAAATATTATTGGATACCGCGTTTACAGAGCAACCCTTTAA
- the ybaK gene encoding Cys-tRNA(Pro) deacylase, which yields MAKGKTNAMRILDGLHISYTTHSYENKDGKIDGISVAEKIGVDKRQVFKTLVLQDGGKEPYVFIIPVQDELDLKKAAKAVQAKKVEMAPVKDIQKLTGYIRGGCSPIGMKKKYQTILDDSAEGLPSIVVSGGKIGLQMELEVSDLIQATDAAIENVLS from the coding sequence ATGGCAAAAGGAAAAACGAATGCAATGCGCATTCTCGACGGTCTCCACATCTCCTATACCACCCATTCCTATGAAAATAAGGATGGAAAAATTGACGGCATTTCTGTAGCTGAAAAAATAGGTGTCGACAAAAGGCAGGTATTTAAAACACTTGTATTACAAGATGGGGGAAAGGAGCCGTATGTATTCATTATCCCAGTCCAAGATGAGCTTGATTTGAAAAAGGCGGCAAAAGCAGTGCAAGCAAAAAAAGTCGAGATGGCGCCTGTTAAGGATATCCAAAAGCTAACAGGTTATATAAGAGGTGGCTGCTCACCGATCGGCATGAAGAAAAAATATCAAACAATTCTTGATGACAGTGCAGAGGGGTTGCCATCTATTGTTGTGAGCGGCGGTAAGATTGGCTTACAGATGGAACTGGAAGTAAGTGACCTTATTCAAGCAACAGACGCAGCAATAGAGAATGTTCTTTCATAA
- a CDS encoding SDR family oxidoreductase produces MYPEYPYYNHKQETKNTPIAFPPQHQNRMPGFEYEMNPRPISENPNYKGSGKLKGKVAIITGGDSGIGRAAAYAFVKEGAKVVIVYLNEHRDAQETEQRISQLGGESLFIAADLRVEENAAVVAQQAIQRFGKIDILVNNHAVQFVQKSILDITKEQLTNTFETNIFSFFYLIKAVLPHLKEGSSIINTTSVTAYEGNKDLIDYSATKGAILTLTRSLSMSLAKKKIRVNAIAPGPIWTPLIPASFSEKNVMTFGTDTPWKRAGQPFELAPAYVYLASDDSGYTTGEVIHINGGQMITT; encoded by the coding sequence ATGTATCCAGAATATCCGTATTATAATCACAAGCAAGAAACTAAGAATACGCCAATTGCTTTTCCGCCACAGCATCAGAATAGAATGCCAGGCTTTGAATATGAAATGAATCCACGGCCAATTTCCGAGAATCCTAACTATAAAGGCAGCGGCAAGCTAAAGGGAAAAGTAGCGATAATAACTGGCGGGGACAGCGGTATTGGCAGGGCAGCGGCATATGCCTTCGTAAAGGAAGGTGCAAAGGTCGTTATTGTTTACTTAAATGAACACAGAGATGCCCAAGAAACAGAGCAGAGAATCAGCCAGCTTGGTGGAGAGAGCCTGTTCATCGCGGCAGATCTCAGAGTCGAGGAAAATGCTGCAGTTGTCGCACAGCAAGCAATCCAGCGCTTTGGAAAAATTGATATATTAGTCAATAATCACGCTGTCCAATTTGTACAAAAAAGCATTCTTGATATAACGAAGGAACAATTAACCAATACCTTTGAAACAAATATATTCTCATTTTTTTACTTAATAAAAGCAGTTCTGCCTCATTTAAAGGAAGGAAGCTCGATCATTAATACGACCTCTGTTACGGCATATGAGGGGAATAAGGATTTAATCGATTATTCGGCAACAAAGGGAGCTATTCTTACATTGACGAGATCATTGTCGATGTCATTGGCAAAAAAGAAAATCAGAGTGAATGCCATTGCGCCAGGACCGATTTGGACACCGCTAATTCCAGCCAGCTTTTCTGAAAAGAATGTTATGACATTCGGGACAGATACGCCATGGAAAAGGGCAGGCCAGCCTTTTGAGCTCGCACCTGCTTATGTTTATTTAGCGTCAGATGACTCTGGCTACACTACAGGTGAAGTAATTCATATAAATGGCGGTCAGATGATAACGACATAA
- the cydC gene encoding thiol reductant ABC exporter subunit CydC, translated as MREDKWILPFMKENAGRIILILLLSILALGTGAMLTFTSGYLISRSAMPIENILMVYIPIVGVRAFGISRAVFSYLERLAGHDAVLRILSKMRIKLYGILEPQALFIKSRFKMGDMLGILAEDIEQLQYIYLRTIFPTIAACVLYIMTICAIGILDIPFAILMAFYLALLLIAFPVFSLLLMKKNQTEYKQRRNGLYQKLTDSILGITDWVISGRSNSFISSYERDEALAADVNNKLTSFSRWRNFAQQAVSALVITSLLFWAAEQYAKGHIPVAMIAAIVLVALPILDAFLVVSEAFERIPGYQDSLNRLKGLEGSENKATPHKLMPKENSIHIKLENVSYTYEKEHTPSVQKVNIDIPQGKRIAVIGRSGAGKSTLLKLIQGVIATKDGKVTYNGKDAGLLQVDTSAIISVLNQSPHLFDTTLRNNLLLGSDSAGETELNEAIKLAQLQDLVNKLPEGLDTFMQETGQRFSGGERQRVALARILLKDTPVVILDEPNASLDPRTEKELLQTIFASLTGKSIIWITHHLVGVEQMDEIIFMEVGDIVMRGTHQELLGNERYRQFYELDHPDFLLKKDEA; from the coding sequence ATGAGAGAAGACAAATGGATATTGCCATTTATGAAAGAGAATGCTGGACGAATTATCCTCATTCTCCTATTAAGCATATTAGCACTGGGCACAGGAGCGATGCTCACCTTTACTTCAGGCTATTTAATCAGCAGGTCTGCCATGCCGATTGAAAACATTCTTATGGTGTACATTCCAATTGTAGGTGTAAGAGCATTTGGAATCAGCCGTGCTGTGTTCAGCTATTTAGAAAGACTCGCAGGCCATGATGCTGTTTTAAGAATACTATCGAAAATGCGTATAAAGCTATATGGAATCTTGGAGCCACAGGCACTTTTCATTAAGAGCCGCTTCAAAATGGGTGATATGCTTGGCATTCTTGCCGAGGATATCGAACAGCTTCAGTATATTTATTTAAGGACGATTTTCCCGACAATAGCTGCATGTGTTTTATATATCATGACAATTTGTGCTATCGGTATCCTTGATATCCCTTTTGCCATACTTATGGCATTTTATTTAGCGCTGTTACTTATTGCATTTCCAGTTTTCTCCCTGCTGTTAATGAAGAAAAATCAAACAGAATATAAACAGCGCAGAAACGGCCTTTACCAAAAGCTGACGGACAGTATTCTAGGTATAACAGACTGGGTTATCAGCGGCCGTTCAAACAGCTTTATCTCTTCCTATGAAAGAGATGAAGCCTTAGCAGCAGATGTAAACAACAAACTGACCAGCTTTTCAAGATGGCGCAATTTTGCCCAGCAGGCAGTTTCAGCATTAGTAATTACCTCATTGCTATTTTGGGCGGCAGAACAATATGCAAAGGGACATATACCTGTTGCGATGATTGCTGCCATTGTTTTAGTTGCACTGCCAATACTGGACGCCTTTCTAGTTGTTTCCGAAGCGTTTGAGAGAATACCAGGATATCAAGATTCATTAAATAGGCTAAAGGGGTTGGAAGGCTCTGAAAATAAAGCTACTCCGCACAAATTGATGCCAAAGGAAAACTCTATCCATATTAAACTGGAAAATGTCTCTTATACCTATGAGAAAGAGCATACCCCCTCTGTCCAAAAAGTTAATATAGATATCCCTCAAGGAAAAAGAATTGCTGTAATTGGCAGAAGTGGTGCAGGAAAATCAACATTGCTAAAGCTTATCCAGGGGGTTATTGCCACAAAGGATGGAAAGGTAACCTACAACGGGAAAGATGCTGGTCTTCTTCAGGTGGATACTTCAGCCATTATTTCTGTGTTAAATCAAAGTCCCCATCTATTCGATACAACACTAAGAAATAATTTGCTGTTAGGCTCAGATAGTGCTGGGGAAACTGAGTTGAATGAGGCAATTAAACTAGCACAGCTGCAAGACTTAGTGAACAAACTGCCAGAAGGACTTGATACCTTTATGCAGGAAACAGGCCAGCGCTTTTCTGGTGGTGAAAGACAGCGTGTTGCTTTAGCTAGAATTCTCTTAAAAGACACACCTGTTGTCATCTTAGATGAACCAAATGCAAGCTTGGACCCACGGACAGAAAAGGAGCTGCTTCAGACCATTTTTGCCTCCTTAACAGGAAAATCAATCATCTGGATTACCCACCACTTAGTTGGGGTGGAACAGATGGACGAAATCATATTTATGGAAGTAGGCGACATTGTAATGAGAGGTACACATCAAGAGCTGCTTGGAAACGAACGTTATAGACAGTTTTATGAACTGGATCATCCAGATTTTCTATTAAAAAAAGATGAGGCATAA
- the cydD gene encoding thiol reductant ABC exporter subunit CydD, translating to MDKNLMKSKGIKPILVLLTFATIFQGVAIILQAKWLAEAITSLFNGEGIQEQYETIILFLLAFLARHLLQLFQQSISARFAEKTSKELRSRLTKKLFELGPKYTKKQGSGNISTLVLEGISQYKAYVELILPRMVGTSVIPPMILLYVYWLDWIAGIILTITMPILIGFLILVGLAAKGQMNKQLATYRILSNHFLDSLRGLETLKFLGKSKKHSDNIEKVSEQYRTATMKTLRVAFLSSFSLDFFTSLSVASVAVNLGVRLIGGDLLLLPALMILIMAPEYFLPVRMVGADYHATLNGKEAGESILAILREESNSMSNTTVSAMQDISNITFNQVGYRHSTAENLTLESLSFQISGCKKVGIVGESGAGKSTLIDLLSGFTSNTEGEILINNKEIPSLMTEEWRQKTVYIPQSPYIFSMTLRENIAFYQPGAEDDEIEAALRATGLETVYLSLPNGLDEMLGDGGRTLSGGQEQRIALARAFLTDRKVMLLDEPTSHLDIETEFELKETMLPLFENRLVFLATHRLHWMKNMDQILVLDNGKIVETGTHEELVAAKGCYYRLLIQ from the coding sequence ATGGACAAAAACTTAATGAAGTCAAAAGGAATCAAGCCGATTCTTGTATTGCTAACTTTCGCAACAATTTTTCAAGGTGTCGCCATCATTCTGCAAGCTAAATGGCTTGCAGAGGCCATCACCTCCCTATTCAATGGAGAAGGAATTCAAGAACAATATGAGACCATCATATTGTTCTTGTTGGCATTTCTGGCACGCCACCTCCTTCAATTATTCCAGCAAAGCATCTCTGCCCGTTTTGCCGAAAAAACAAGCAAAGAACTTAGATCTCGCCTAACAAAAAAACTGTTTGAGCTTGGACCGAAATATACAAAGAAACAAGGCAGCGGGAACATATCGACACTTGTTTTAGAAGGAATTTCCCAATACAAAGCGTATGTTGAGCTTATTCTTCCGAGGATGGTTGGAACTTCCGTCATTCCTCCAATGATATTGCTTTATGTATATTGGTTGGATTGGATTGCAGGCATCATCCTGACAATCACCATGCCGATACTAATTGGTTTCCTCATTCTCGTCGGATTGGCCGCAAAGGGACAAATGAACAAGCAGCTTGCTACTTACCGAATTCTTTCCAATCACTTCCTTGATTCATTGCGAGGATTGGAAACACTTAAATTTCTAGGAAAAAGTAAAAAACACAGTGACAATATTGAAAAAGTAAGTGAGCAATATCGGACTGCCACGATGAAAACACTTCGTGTCGCCTTTTTATCCTCCTTTTCACTGGACTTTTTCACGTCATTATCTGTTGCTTCTGTAGCAGTTAATTTAGGTGTACGCCTTATTGGCGGTGACTTGCTGCTGCTGCCTGCATTAATGATTTTAATTATGGCACCAGAATATTTTCTTCCAGTAAGGATGGTCGGCGCAGACTATCATGCCACTTTAAACGGAAAAGAAGCAGGCGAATCCATTTTGGCAATCCTTCGCGAAGAAAGCAATAGCATGTCAAATACTACTGTATCAGCTATGCAAGACATTTCGAATATTACCTTTAATCAAGTAGGATATCGTCACAGTACTGCGGAAAATCTCACTCTCGAGAGTCTATCCTTTCAAATTTCAGGCTGTAAAAAGGTCGGTATTGTCGGCGAAAGCGGCGCAGGGAAATCAACCCTAATTGATTTACTCAGCGGCTTTACGAGTAATACAGAAGGTGAGATTCTTATAAACAACAAGGAAATACCAAGTCTTATGACTGAGGAATGGCGACAAAAAACAGTCTATATACCACAATCTCCATATATATTTAGCATGACACTCAGAGAGAATATTGCCTTTTACCAGCCTGGAGCAGAGGATGATGAAATTGAGGCTGCATTGAGAGCAACAGGCTTGGAAACAGTATATCTATCCCTTCCGAACGGCCTTGATGAAATGCTTGGTGATGGCGGCAGAACACTTAGCGGCGGACAAGAACAGCGAATTGCCTTGGCTAGAGCCTTTCTGACAGACCGAAAAGTGATGCTGTTGGACGAACCAACGTCACACTTAGATATTGAAACAGAATTTGAGTTAAAAGAGACGATGCTGCCATTGTTTGAGAATAGACTTGTTTTCCTTGCAACACATCGCCTTCACTGGATGAAGAATATGGATCAAATCCTAGTACTGGATAACGGAAAAATAGTTGAAACCGGCACACACGAAGAGCTTGTAGCGGCAAAAGGCTGCTATTACAGGCTGCTGATTCAATAA
- the cydB gene encoding cytochrome d ubiquinol oxidase subunit II: MFDLGVLWFILVAVLFIGFFFLEGFDFGVGMSTQLIARNDMERRILINTIGPFWDANEVWLITAGGALFAAFPHWYATLFSGFYTPLVVVLLALIIRATGFEFRAKSSHPIWKKSWDICIFLGSLLPPLLFGVVFACFIQGLPIDKNMELNAGFFDIVNVYTLTGGLTVLMLCLVHGLMFTTIRTVGDLQDRARNLGQKLLPPLGILLTAFTVMTYIKTDIFERQGTILSFLFGIGVIAFVLSGYFISRKKDGWAFGMTGAVIALSFISIFIGLFPRLMISSISSSFSLTVSNAASGHYSLTVMTIVALTLLPFVLGYQIWSYIVFRKRVTEKSHLEY; the protein is encoded by the coding sequence ATGTTTGATCTAGGTGTACTTTGGTTTATATTAGTTGCTGTCTTATTCATTGGATTCTTCTTTCTGGAAGGATTTGATTTCGGTGTGGGCATGTCCACACAATTAATTGCTAGAAATGATATGGAAAGACGCATTCTTATTAATACAATCGGCCCATTCTGGGACGCAAATGAGGTTTGGCTGATAACAGCAGGAGGAGCATTATTCGCTGCCTTTCCTCATTGGTACGCGACACTGTTCAGCGGATTTTATACACCGCTTGTCGTCGTACTGCTTGCTTTGATTATTCGTGCGACAGGTTTTGAGTTCCGAGCAAAGAGCAGTCACCCTATCTGGAAAAAGAGTTGGGACATCTGTATTTTTTTAGGAAGTCTGCTTCCTCCCCTTTTGTTTGGGGTTGTGTTTGCTTGCTTCATACAAGGACTGCCGATTGACAAAAACATGGAGCTTAATGCAGGCTTTTTCGATATCGTTAATGTTTATACATTAACAGGCGGCCTTACAGTTCTTATGCTTTGTCTAGTGCACGGGCTTATGTTTACAACAATACGGACTGTTGGCGATTTGCAGGACCGCGCCCGCAATCTTGGCCAAAAATTGCTGCCGCCATTAGGCATATTATTAACCGCATTTACTGTAATGACATATATCAAAACGGATATCTTTGAAAGACAAGGCACTATCCTGTCCTTCTTGTTCGGAATAGGAGTAATTGCTTTTGTCCTTAGCGGATATTTCATATCTAGGAAAAAGGATGGTTGGGCATTCGGAATGACAGGTGCTGTCATCGCCCTCTCCTTTATATCTATTTTTATCGGCTTATTCCCAAGACTGATGATTAGCTCAATCAGCAGCTCATTCAGCTTAACGGTCTCCAATGCAGCCTCCGGGCATTACTCCTTAACGGTGATGACCATTGTCGCACTTACCTTGCTGCCTTTTGTGCTAGGGTATCAAATCTGGAGCTATATTGTATTCCGTAAACGCGTTACAGAAAAGTCCCATCTGGAGTACTGA
- a CDS encoding cytochrome ubiquinol oxidase subunit I, translating to MDMVFLSRLQFASTTIFHFFFVPISIGLVFMIAIMETMYVRSGNEEYKRMAKFWGKLFLINFVIGIVTGILQEFQFGMNWSNYSRFVGDVFGAPLAIEALLAFFLESTFIGLWIFGWDRLSKKVHLACIWLTSFGTIMSAFFILVANSFMQHPVGYEINNGRAEMNDFLALLTNGQALVEIPHTVLGALATGAFLVTGISAIKLLKKQDVSFFKKSFQIGITVALISTFLTMVAGHAQAQYLVETQPMKMAASEGLWEHSDDPAAWTVSAFINVDKKENTGEIKIPYLLSILSYNTLDGSVKGMNELQAEYEQKYGEGNYIPPVKTTFWSFRIMVAAGVAMFVLGIYGVFLAWKKKLVTKPNKWFYRFMVAGISLPFIANTSGWIMTEIGRQPWTVFGLMQTADSISPSVSAGQVLFSIITFCTVYAILAVIMIFLYVKVIKKGPYKMDAEEQKINNDPFAKEGFHV from the coding sequence ATGGATATGGTGTTTCTATCAAGATTACAGTTTGCTTCCACCACCATCTTTCATTTCTTCTTCGTGCCTATTTCTATCGGCTTAGTTTTCATGATCGCTATTATGGAAACAATGTACGTTCGAAGCGGAAATGAAGAATATAAAAGAATGGCAAAATTTTGGGGGAAATTATTTCTTATTAACTTTGTCATCGGAATTGTTACAGGAATTCTGCAAGAATTCCAATTCGGCATGAACTGGTCAAACTACTCTCGTTTTGTAGGAGATGTTTTCGGTGCTCCTCTTGCGATTGAAGCATTGCTTGCCTTCTTTTTGGAATCCACCTTTATTGGACTCTGGATTTTCGGCTGGGATCGGTTATCCAAAAAGGTTCACCTTGCCTGCATTTGGCTGACATCTTTCGGTACAATCATGTCTGCCTTCTTTATTCTTGTTGCAAACAGCTTTATGCAGCATCCTGTCGGTTATGAAATCAACAACGGCAGAGCGGAAATGAATGACTTTTTAGCACTGCTGACAAATGGGCAGGCACTTGTTGAAATTCCCCACACAGTTCTCGGAGCTTTAGCAACAGGAGCATTCCTTGTTACAGGGATAAGTGCAATTAAATTATTGAAAAAACAAGATGTTTCTTTCTTTAAAAAATCGTTCCAAATTGGTATTACAGTTGCGTTAATTTCAACATTTTTAACAATGGTGGCAGGTCATGCACAGGCTCAATATCTTGTGGAAACACAGCCAATGAAAATGGCCGCAAGTGAAGGGCTTTGGGAGCATAGTGATGATCCCGCAGCTTGGACTGTTTCTGCTTTTATTAATGTCGACAAAAAAGAAAATACTGGTGAAATTAAAATACCTTATCTGCTCAGTATTCTTTCCTATAATACGTTGGATGGCAGCGTAAAAGGCATGAATGAGCTACAAGCAGAATATGAGCAAAAATATGGTGAAGGGAATTATATCCCGCCTGTTAAAACGACATTTTGGAGCTTCCGCATCATGGTTGCTGCTGGTGTTGCCATGTTTGTTCTTGGTATTTACGGTGTTTTCTTAGCTTGGAAAAAGAAACTCGTTACTAAACCAAATAAGTGGTTCTATCGTTTTATGGTGGCAGGTATATCCTTGCCATTTATAGCCAATACTTCAGGATGGATTATGACAGAAATAGGAAGACAGCCTTGGACAGTTTTTGGGCTTATGCAAACAGCAGACAGTATTAGCCCAAGCGTCAGTGCCGGTCAAGTCTTATTTTCCATCATAACGTTCTGCACTGTCTATGCGATTCTGGCTGTAATCATGATTTTCCTTTATGTGAAGGTAATCAAAAAGGGGCCGTATAAAATGGATGCAGAAGAACAAAAAATCAACAACGACCCATTTGCAAAGGAGGGTTTCCATGTTTGA